A genomic window from Thermodesulfobacteriota bacterium includes:
- the ccoS gene encoding cbb3-type cytochrome oxidase assembly protein CcoS produces the protein MTIPTAALILILVSLLGGGMAILAFVWAAGKKQFRDFDTGAYAIFDEEEPVGKMTDNTFGFPESNKQHKKNRQTNFNTRPEL, from the coding sequence ATGACGATTCCAACCGCCGCTCTAATACTGATTCTGGTTTCGCTACTTGGTGGAGGAATGGCCATATTGGCCTTCGTATGGGCCGCAGGAAAGAAGCAGTTCAGAGACTTTGACACCGGCGCTTACGCCATTTTTGATGAAGAAGAGCCGGTAGGAAAGATGACCGATAATACCTTCGGATTTCCTGAATCCAACAAGCAGCACAAGAAAAACAGGCAAACTAATTTCAATACTCGACCAGAGTTATAA